The following proteins are co-located in the Tetrapisispora phaffii CBS 4417 chromosome 4, complete genome genome:
- the TPHA0D03940 gene encoding serine/threonine-protein kinase (similar to Saccharomyces cerevisiae DBF2 (YGR092W) and DBF20 (YPR111W); ancestral locus Anc_3.430): protein MNNRAAYGKIDRDLDVLAGDISNLSFDVGNQSAFRDRKPDLGPSKYNKENSSNSTPFASPAKSTIFFNEEDNSRMEVDDSTREEIDIANSPKKLPRGFYEKAASNKTQRLVSVCQMYFLDYYCDMFDYVISRRQRTKKVLEYLTQQKTVPSVTNESLTTEWNSYLHKENEILRKRRLKPKNKDFEIVTQVGQGGYGQVYLARKRDTKEVCALKVLNKKLLFKLNETNHVLTERDILTTTRSEWLVKLLYAFQDSESLYLAMEFVPGGDFRTLLINTRYLKSAHARFYISEMFCAVNALHELGYTHRDLKPENFLIDAKGHIKLTDFGLAAGTVSNERIESMKIRLEEVKNLEFPAFTEKSIEDRRYMYTHLRETEVNYANSMVGSPDYMALEVLEGKKYDFTVDYWSLGCMLFESLVGYTPFSGSSTNETYENLRHWKQTLRRPRLENGRPAFSDRTWDLITRLIADPINRIKSFEHVKRMAYFNEIQFNGLRDLPPPFTPQLDSETDAGYFDDFTNEADMAKYADVFKRQNKLSALVDDSAVDSKLVGFTFRHRKGKQGSSGVLYQGSENSDPFATFY from the coding sequence ATGAATAACAGAGCAGCTTATGGTAAGATCGACAGGGATCTCGATGTTCTAGCTGGGGATATCAGTAATTTAAGTTTCGATGTGGGTAATCAAAGTGCTTTTAGAGATAGAAAACCTGATTTGGGTCCTTCGAAATATAACAAGGAAAATAGTTCTAATAGCACTCCTTTTGCTTCGCCTGCAAAATCtactatttttttcaacGAGGAGGATAACTCTAGGATGGAAGTAGATGATTCAACTAGGGAGGAGATTGATATAGCCAACTCACCAAAGAAATTACCTCGTGGCTTCTACGAGAAAGCTGCTTCTAATAAGACACAGAGATTAGTGAGTGTATGTCAAATGTACTTTCTGGATTATTATTGTGATATGTTTGATTATGTCATCAGTAGAAGACAGCGTACTAAAAAGGTCCTAGAATATCTAACACAACAGAAGACTGTGCCTAGTGTTACAAATGAAAGTTTGACTACAGAATGGAATTCATATTTACATAAAGAGAATGAGATCttaagaaaaagaagattgAAACCCAAGAACAAAGATTTTGAGATAGTTACTCAAGTGGGCCAGGGTGGATATGGTCAAGTTTATTTGGCAAGGAAAAGAGATACAAAAGAGGTTTGTGCCTTAAAAGTTCtgaataaaaaattgttatttaaattaaatgaaactAACCACGTTTTAACAGAAAGGGATATATTGACCACCACCAGATCCGAGTGGTTggttaaattattatatgcTTTTCAGGATAGTGAGAGTTTATACCTTGCCATGGAATTTGTACCAGGTGGTGATTTCCGTACCTTACTAATCAATACTAGATACTTGAAGAGTGCTCATGCTAGATTCTATATTAGTGAAATGTTCTGTGCAGTTAACGCCTTACATGAATTAGGTTACACTCATAGAGATTTGAAACCTGaaaatttcttaattgATGCTAAAGGTCACATAAAATTAACTGATTTTGGTTTAGCTGCAGGTACAGTATCTAACGAAAGAATAGAGAGTATGAAGATTAGATTAGAAGAAGTCAAGAATTTAGAATTCCCTGCATTTACCGAAAAATCAATAGAGGACAGAAGATATATGTATACACATCTAAGAGAAACTGAAGTAAATTATGCAAATTCAATGGTAGGTTCTCCGGATTATATGGCATTAGAAGTTTTAGAAGGTAAGAAATATGATTTCACAGTAGATTATTGGTCATTGGGTTGTATGCTATTTGAAAGTTTAGTTGGATACACACCATTTAGTGGTTCATCTACAAATGAAACATACGAAAATCTAAGACATTGGAAACAAACCTTAAGAAGACCACGTTTGGAGAATGGTAGACCAGCATTTTCTGATAGAACATGGGATTTAATAACCAGATTGATTGCTGATCCAATAAATAGaataaaatcttttgaaCATGTGAAGAGAATGgcatattttaatgaaattcaattcaatGGACTAAGAGATCTTCCACCTCCATTTACACCTCAGTTAGATAGTGAAACCGACGCTGGTTATTTTGATGATTTCACTAATGAAGCCGATATGGCAAAATATGCTGACGTCTTCAAAagacaaaataaattatctgCACTTGTGGACGATTCTGCCGTCGACTCAAAATTAGTCGGTTTTACATTTAGACATAGAAAGGGGAAGCAAGGCTCAAGTGGGGTTCTATATCAAGGATCTGAAAATTCAGACCCATTTGCGACATTCTATTAA
- the DRN1 gene encoding Drn1p (similar to Saccharomyces cerevisiae YGR093W; ancestral locus Anc_3.431) → MASIKVLVAHSNVQNIDDALAKLTKLNSKQGPFDALFMLGDLHNSIKEIHTDGLPPTFYPSYNDDVTNTSTDLENHVTLLNNFGIYQLATGLKVVYTPHNFKQLDDRKELILQKLEMFNEKVDILISHIGGSKHSKEAGRNSGSDIIDAILRKVEPKYHFSYNDQLKYYENAPFQWKKSGRITRCMNIPVFGSKEKWAYAVLIELDDNESAYEVPPNIGSNPFEESKQNKRGREAKYTTDIKVNPFTKETQMKKPKIVLPNQCHFCFTNPNIEDHMFISINKNSYLTTAKGPLSVPKDEMPFSGHCLIIPIKHIPKISQSKTQEELLELNKELNDYELSIARMNFIKYDMSTIVFEISSSTSFHFHKQVIPVPKYLIFNFSSALDRQLYFNNEKFKLNGNLNFKQYTVGSSEYNDIVNDKNIEYMQFKVYETSEEQPIVYLSTFLTGEKIDLQFGRRVIAYVLRYPKRIMWNSPTCQQTKEQEIEDVKKFQSGYKNYDISN, encoded by the coding sequence ATGGCCTCGATTAAAGTTTTAGTGGCGCATTCAAATGTACAGAATATCGATGATGCGCTAGCTAagttaacaaaattaaacTCAAAACAAGGTCCATTCGATGCTTTATTTATGCTTGGTGATCTTCACAATTCAATTAAGGAGATACATACAGATGGGCTACCTCCAACTTTTTATCCATCatataatgatgatgtGACAAATACTTCAACGGATCTTGAGAATCATGTTACTTTGCTTAACAATTTTGGAATTTATCAGCTAGCCACTGGATTAAAAGTCGTATATACACCACataattttaaacaattagaCGATCGCAAAGAACTgatattacaaaaattagaaatgtTCAATGAGAAAGTggatattttaatttcacaTATTGGAGGCTCAAAGCATTCAAAAGAAGCCGGCAGAAATTCAGGTTctgatattattgatgCAATTCTAAGGAAAGTTGAGCctaaatatcattttaGTTACAATGACCAATTGAAATACTACGAGAACGCACCTTTTCAATGGAAAAAATCCGGTAGAATCACAAGATGTATGAACATCCCTGTATTTGgctcaaaagaaaaatgggCATATGCTGTACTAATAGAATTGgatgataatgaatcaGCTTATGAGGTTCCCCCAAATATTGGAAGCAATCCTTTTGAAGAGtctaaacaaaataaaagagGTAGAGAAGCAAAATATACAACTGACATTAAAGTTAATCCGTTCACTAAAGAAActcaaatgaaaaaacCTAAAATTGTTCTTCCAAATCAATGTCATTTCTGTTTTACTAATCCAAATATAGAAGATCATAtgtttatttcaataaataaaaattcatatTTAACAACAGCAAAAGGTCCATTATCTGTTCCAAAAGATGAAATGCCATTTTCAGGTCATTGTTTAATCATCCCTATCAAACACATCCCAAAAATTAGCCAATCTAAAACCCAAGAAGAACTTcttgaattgaataaagaGTTGAATGATTACGAGTTAAGTATAGCGAGGatgaattttataaaatacgATATGTCTACTATCgtctttgaaatttcatcttCGACATCTTTCCATTTCCATAAACAAGTCATACCAGTTCCAAAATACcttatattcaatttttccTCTGCCCTTGATAGACAGctatattttaataatgaaaaatttaagtTAAACggtaatttaaattttaaacaatatacTGTTGGAAGTTCAGAATATAATGACATAGTAAATGACAAGAACATTGAGTATATGCAATTCAAAGTGTATGAAACATCCGAGGAACAACCAATAGTGTATTTGTCTACCTTTTTGACTGGTGAGAAGATTGACCTTCAATTTGGGAGAAGAGTTATAGCATATGTTTTAAGATACCCTAAAAGAATTATGTGGAATTCACCAACTTGTCAACAGACAAAGGAGcaagaaattgaagacGTTAAAAAATTCCAAAGTGGATACAAGAATTATGACATTTCTAATTAA
- the MRD1 gene encoding RNA-binding ribosome biosynthesis protein MRD1 (similar to Saccharomyces cerevisiae MRD1 (YPR112C); ancestral locus Anc_3.432) produces the protein MSRIIVKGLPVYLTDDKLKEHFVARLKTTHPNTTSLVDSLITDVKILKDKNGTSRRFAFIGFLTEDDARDAIRYFNGSFIDTARIQVSEATSFADPNRPKSVKEKRMEALKRVREREQRLLEEEEANKKVKIDKNEKRHAIDAEIEKNKQLKEFMETMKPNSQVSSWENASVSTSTNPLLAAVQNQDEDDRSNGSNPLLQHALSMKGDDIVADKESDDEYEDFNKPTTVEDADEQMVSLDNFNSNTQDHQEVSNNEDEKNLGQDETVSDLDWLKQRRIRIRDGENEEAKPRPINKENEGGNDTVEEEKIPGVEAEPEKSQEELAIEKISSTGRLFLRNILYTSTEKDFRDLFEPFGELEEVHVALDTRTGQSKGFAYVLYKDSANAVQAYINLDKQIFQGRLLHILPGESKKSHRLDEFDIKNMPLKKQRELKRKDTASKQTFSWNSLYMNQDAVLGSVASKLGIEKSQLIDAENSNSAVKQALAEAHVIGDVRKYFEDKGVDIASFSVLRSTNKRDDTVILVKNFPFGTTVEELSDLFLPFGKIDRFLMPPAGTIAIIQYRDVTSARAAFRSLAYKRFKSGIIYLEKGPSNCFTRDANATDGVESSTPKEEEVKEIKPSIGDMMEVKTSNNEEQDSTDNVVDGPTVSIFIKNLNFSTTSQQLSQQFKNFNGFIVAQVKTKSDPKIEGKILSMGFGFAEFKTKEQALAAISAMDGSVIDGHKIQIKLSHRQGTASKSNVSQRKPSGKIIVKNLPFEATRKDVFELFSSFGQLKSVRVPKKFDKSARGFAFVEFLLPKEAENAMDQLQGVHLLGRRLVIQYAQAEAVDAEEEISRMTKKARKQMATREYGSLKSSGGRKKLEMDDGDDGLDGP, from the coding sequence ATGTCTCGTATCATTGTGAAGGGATTACCTGTTTACTTGACAGACGacaaattaaaagaacATTTTGTTGCAAGACTGAAGACTACACATCCTAATACAACATCGCTGGTTGACAGTCTTATCACAGATGTCAAGATACTGAAAGATAAGAATGGTACCAGTAGGAGGTTCGCTTTCATCGGGTTTCTGACTGAAGATGATGCAAGAGATGCAATTAGATACTTCAATGGATCTTTTATAGACACCGCAAGGATACAAGTGTCGGAAGCTACCAGTTTTGCCGATCCTAACAGACCAAAATCAGTGAAGGAAAAAAGAATGGAGGCTTTAAAGAGAGTAAGAGAGAGGGAACAAAGATTActggaagaagaagaagccAATAAGAAGGTAAAAATTgacaaaaatgaaaagagaCATGCTATTGATGCAGAAATTgagaaaaataaacaattgaaagagTTTATGGAGACAATGAAACCAAATTCCCAAGTTTCTTCATGGGAAAATGCTTCTGTTTCTACGTCTACAAACCCACTTCTTGCTGCCGTTCAAAAtcaagatgaagatgatcGCTCAAATGGTTCAAATCCACTGTTACAACATGCATTGTCTATGAAAGGTGATGATATTGTCGCTGACAAGGAAAGTGACGATGAATACGAAGATTTCAATAAACCAACCACAGTGGAAGATGCTGATGAACAAATGGTTTCATTAGATAATTTCAACTCGAATACGCAAGATCATCAGGAGGTCTCGAATAATGAAGACGAAAAAAATTTGGGACAAGATGAAACGGTTTCTGATTTGGATTGGCTAAAACAACGTCGTATAAGAATTAGAGATGGTGAAAATGAGGAAGCAAAGCCAAGACctataaataaagaaaatgaaggAGGTAACGATActgttgaagaagaaaagataCCTGGAGTAGAAGCTGAACCTGAAAAATCACAAGAAGAATTAGCCATTGAAAAGATATCATCTACAGGACGTTTATTCTTGCGTAATATTTTGTACACATCAACAGAGAAAGATTTTAGAGACTTATTTGAACCATTTGGTGAACTAGAAGAAGTTCACGTTGCATTAGATACAAGAACTGGACAATCTAAAGGTTTTGCATATGTTTTATATAAGGATTCTGCTAATGCAGTGCAAgcatatattaatttagaCAAACAAATTTTCCAAGGTAGATTACTACACATTTTACCAGGTGAATCTAAAAAATCCCACAGATTAGATGAATTTGACATAAAAAATATGCctttaaagaaacaaagagaattgaaaagaaaagataCGGCATCCAAACAAACGTTTTCATGGAATTCTCTGTATATGAATCAAGATGCAGTATTAGGTAGTGTAGCTTCTAAATTAggtattgaaaaatcacAGCTTATTGATGCAGAAAATTCGAATTCGGCAGTGAAACAAGCTTTAGCAGAAGCTCATGTTATTGGTGATGTAAGAAAATACTTTGAAGATAAAGGTGTTGATATTGCAAGTTTTTCTGTATTAAGATCGACTAATAAAAGAGATGATACTGTAATCTTGGTGAAGAATTTTCCATTCGGTACTACAGTTGAAGAATTAAGTGATTTGTTTCTTCCTTTTGGTAAAATTGATAGATTCCTAATGCCACCTGCTGGAACCATTGCGATTATTCAATATAGAGATGTCACATCAGCTAGAGCTGCTTTTCGTAGTTTAGCATATAAAAGATTTAAGAGTGGTATTATTTATCTAGAAAAAGGACCTTCTAATTGTTTCACAAGAGATGCAAATGCCACTGATGGAGTAGAATCTTCCACaccaaaagaagaagaagttaagGAAATTAAACCTTCCATTGGTGACATGATGGAAGTCAAGACATCCAACAATGAAGAACAAGATTCTACAGATAATGTCGTTGACGGTCCAACCGtttctatttttattaagaatttaaatttctCAACGACCAGCCAACAATTATCTCAGCAATTTAAAAACTTCAATGGTTTTATTGTTGCACAAGTTAAGACAAAATCAGACCCAAAAATTGAaggtaaaatattatcGATGGGTTTTGGTTTTGCagaatttaaaacaaaagaGCAGGCTCTTGCTGCCATTTCAGCAATGGATGGCTCTGTTATTGATGGACacaaaatacaaattaaattatctcATAGACAAGGTACAGCTTCCAAGAGCAATGTCTCTCAACGCAAGCCATCTGGTAAGATTATTGTTAAGAATTTACCCTTTGAAGCTACTAGAAAAGatgtatttgaattatttagtTCTTTCGGTCAATTAAAGTCTGTGAGAGTTCCAAAGAAATTCGACAAATCTGCAAGAGGTTTTGCCTTTGTTGAATTCCTACTACCAAAAGAAGCTGAAAATGCTATGGATCAACTTCAAGGTGTCCATTTGTTAGGTCGTAGATTGGTCATACAATATGCTCAAGCTGAGGCTGTCGATGCCGAGGAAGAAATTTCTAGAATGACTAAGAAAGCAAGAAAACAAATGGCAACAAGAGAGTATGGTTCATTGAAAAGCTCAGGTGGTAGaaagaaattagaaatGGATGACGGTGATGATGGCTTAGATGGCCCATAA